Genomic segment of Prinia subflava isolate CZ2003 ecotype Zambia chromosome 4, Cam_Psub_1.2, whole genome shotgun sequence:
AGCATGCAGAGTATGAATGGTAAATGTTAACATGCTGTACCTCTGTATCCCTCTTTTGACAGCAACGAGTGCAAAGCTAACTGCACAAGTAATCTGTGGCAAGAAGCACTGGGAGACAGCTAAAAGACAGTGACAATGTCTTTAAACTGGAAGACACTTCCTACTCGACTTGGAGTTTTTGAAGTGAACTGCAAAGGACTCGCATGCCTCTTGCTCTTCACCATGAGTGTTTGTGGCAGTGCCTCGGGGATGTGTCCAGCAGCCTGCATCTGTGCCAGTGATATAGTAAGCTGCACAAACAAGAACCTCATTCGAGTGCCAGGAAATCTTTATAAATGTATGAAAAGGCTGGATCTGAGTTATAACAGAATTGGGATTTTGGAGCCTGAATGGGTCCCAGTGCTATCTGAGAAACTGAACACTTTAATAGTCAATCATAACAGCATTAGCAGCATTAGCACTGGAAGCTTTTCCACAACTCCGAATCTGAAGTACCTAGACTTGTCATCCAACAGCCTGAAAACACTGGGCAGCCCTGTGTTTCAGGAGCTAAAGGCTCTGGAGGTTCTGCTGCTGTACAACAATCAAATAACACAGATCGACTCTTTAGCCTTTGGAGGATTGTACAAATTACAGAAACTGTACCTAAGCTACAACTTGGTCTCTCATTTCCCACTGGACTTATATGTTGGAAAACATAAATTGACAGACCTTGTGTTGCTGGACATTTCCTTTAATCACATCCAGACGATGCCTATTCAGCGCCTGAGTTCAGTGCCAGCCAAACAACTTAGTGGAATTTATCTTCATGGCAACCCCTTCTATTGTGACTGTGTCCTGTACTCCATGCTAATCTTCTGGTATCAAAGGCATTTCAGCTCAGTAGTGGACTTCAAAAATGAGTACAGCTGTTTGTTGCAGTCAGACCCAAGAGGTCATAATAAACTGCCTTTACTGCACGACAACGTTATGAACTGCTCTGAAAGTACTGTCAACAGCTCTTTCCAAGCCTTTGGGTTTGTTCACGATGCCCAGGTTGGTGACAGGCTGATTGTACACTGTGACAGCAGAATCAGTGATACGGGCACGCAGTTTGTTTGGGTTAGTCCAGACAATAGACTGCTGGAGCCAGACAGGGAGACTGATAACTTCAAGGTGTTTCCTAATGGCAGCCTGGAGATAACAGATGCCCAGCTAGAGAACTCAGGACTGTATTCCTGCATTGCAATAAATAAGAAAAGACTATTAAATGAAACCATAGAGGTCAGAATAAATGTTAGCAATTTCACAGTGAACAGGTCCCACGCTCATGAAGCATTTAATACAGCTTTTACCACCCTTGCTGCCTGTGTGGCTAGTATTATTTTAGTGCTGCTGTATCTCTATCTGACCCCCTGCCCATGTCAATGTAAggcaaaaaagaagaagaggaagcTGAACCAAAGCAGTGCCCACCCATCCATCCTGAATTCCGCACTGCCACAAGAGCTGCCAGGCGACGAGAAGAAGGCCAGCACTGGTAAACGGGTGGTTTTCCTGGAACCCATGCACGAACCAAAGCAGAGCCAGAATGGGAAGGTGAAACTGTTTCCTAATGACAGTGTCATTACAGAGAGTATCTTAAAAACTACTCGAACAAAGTCTGACTCTGACTCTGTCAACTCTGTGTTCTCAGATACACCTTTCATGCCGCCAGCTTAGTTTGCTGCCTGTGTTTGTATCGTGCAGTTCCATTTCTGAATACCTCCTTTTCCTGTAGCAAACCATCAGGACAAACAAATAAAGAgagataaaatgttttaaaaaaaagtatgttttgTCAGTCCTTGAACTGCGTCTCCTCTCTGTGCAGGCCATGCAACAGTGATACCTCAttcaggaaaagcaaacagcttGTCATTATTGTGAATATTTTCTAATGCAAGCTTAGccttgatttttctctctgttccaTACAGCAATTTCTTGAGCATGTTTAGAGACACTTTCAGTGCATACAGCTGACTCTGCAGAGGTAGAGGTTGACCCCTATGCAACACCCAATCATGCTGATAACTCAGCTCTTCTGAAGTGTGCACAAAAGAACTTATGGCTAAGGAGAAAAATGCCCAGACTTTCTGCAATTCCTTTCACAGGCTCAAAATCTTTACATAAAATCACTACGGGAAAAAAGTCATGAATTTTCTTGGACTGCTTGGCACAAAAGGATTAAATTTGCCACCAGAATGCCTAGCAGCACTGGGTGAATGTTTGTGGCCTTCAACTCATAATGTATTTGCAAATAATTGCTTGAAAACATTAAATGAGGAGCATTGtaataattttattcaaaaCACAGTCATGAGATTACTTGTGAAATGTGCctatatttgtttaaaaatgtttcatgtAATGAAAACAGGTAAAAGTTAATGTGCAGTTGCCTCAGTCAAAAAATGAAAGTTGTCAGGCATGAAGCCTTACACAAATCAGCAGTAACTAATTAAGCTGTGATAACTGGATTGATTATAACCAATTGTCTTAACCTCCACTGCTCACTGTATGCTTGGTGTCACGTGTGGTAAACAAATCTGCCACCATCACCGGGGCTCCAGCTTCATCTTAGGGGTGAGTGACTTCTCTTCAAAGGTAATTTTGAAAtcagggaaatattttaattatttttttcagtggcaAATGGTTTCTGTAGCCTTATTAAATTTGCTTCCTAAAATTTCTTCTTAAAGCAGGAAATGCAGTATTTGGACAAACtcatgaaaatataaaagacTTTACACACTCTAAATTCATAAAACACAGATTTTACCTAGACTTGGCCCTTGTCTTGTATgtactgctttttttcttgcataTATCACAAAGTTTATAAGTCTGGTAAAACTGACTTGGACTAGTTATGCAATATAGGTTGCATGAAGCATGTATTGTAACAAGTATTCTGTTctatttgctttttccttttctgttatATGAgcctctttaattttttttttttattaagctTGCTTACcttggggctgggctggacttTTTCAGTCTTCCTCACATTGATAAGTAGCAACTTCAAAGGAGTTTCTCAAGTAATTACATCTTGCCAAAGACAAGTAAATGGAGCATATCTGTCTCATTCTATTTTGAGGGAATATATTGAAAGGGTAAAGGATAAATAAATCAGAATCAAAGAGCTACATGGTATGGCaactataatttattttcaagaagCTTACTGTAACAGCCATTTGCCATTTTTTGTGATTTACTTGGAGAGGCATGTCAACATGCTAAAGCTTATGACTGAGCCAAAGCTATTGATTTGCTATGGAGAAATCCTGATGCTAATTGTTTGAAGACAAGTTATCTGACAAACAGATTAGCTCAAGAAACAGTGTCTCTGTATTGAGTACAAAGTATGTGGAATTATAAAAAAGCTCGAGATATTAACTCAGACAttcagggaaatggaaaatggaaattatttttttaatgggagGATAATAAATATTGAGGAGAGGAAGATGACCAGAAGTTTGGGTCTTTTATTTGTACATTTATAtgtgtaaatttaaaaatagcttcTGCTGTCCAGCAGGTTAGTATCTTTTCATAAAGGTCTTTGCTTCTTTCATCTGTGTATACACAGTAACACAAAATCTATATTTTTACCTATGAAGTATGATGGAAAAACTGATTGTCTTTGATAAAATGAGGTTGAACTATCTGTTGCTGTGGCAAGGGTTTGACATTGTCTCCttcttaaatacttttttttttaaagattttactAACCTCCATGATTTCCTACTGTTTCACATGTATGGTTGGTGAGTGGGTGGATGTCCTCCGTGGTGTGCAAGGAGGTGATGGGTGACCCAGGGCCTCAGGGCTGAAATGGTGGTGAGGCAGAGTGGAAACAAAGAGACAAGTACTCTGCAGACAGTTGTACAGATCTGTTACAGCTCTGGGCAGATGTTAGGCTCTGCTGTCATACATCAGGTTGATTGACCCAGATTTCAGTGTTTACACAAGAGTGTGGATGGTCAGTTCCAAACTGGGCAGAAAGAGAAGACAGGCACTTGTCAGTATGGCTGGGAGGCAGACACACTTCTCCTTAGCAGCTGCAGGTGCACACACTGCTCTTTCTGTCACAGGGCAGTGGGAGTATAGCATGGCTGAGCATGGTAAATCTGTATGGTAGGTCCTAAACAGAAAAAGGTAGAGATCCTTCAGTCTTTCCTCCCCaaggctgctgccctgcagcaaaAGCATGGGGATTTGTGGGATCAGAGTAATCCTGACAGATGACTGGAGAAGCTGGGCATTGATCTAAACAGCAGATATTCTCTGTGACTATTAACTGTCTTATGTTTTACTGACTCCTTCAAAGTGCTCACAGTTGAAACCATGAGTATGGACAAGGTGGTAGAAACAAAGCTTTTGAAAGAGAtggcttttttcctgcttctttaCATTATTATAGCTTTATGAGTTCAGTAGCTTTAATGAAGTTTAATGAAGATATTTAATCACTAATGAGTATTTATCTCTAGCACCAACACCCTAttccacagccccagtgccctcTTGCCCTGGAAGGCTGTGGAAAGCCACTGCAGTCTATGAGTTGCTCTCTTCCCACAGCAGTGTGAGCCCCgtcagggctgtgagcagggagctggtgctgccatCCAGCTCCAGGGCCTTGCAGCACTCTGGTCGTCgtgtgggcaggaggggctgcccagATGccacacctgcagctctgctgcggTCTGCTCTCCTAGAAAGGTTTTGTTAACAGGCCTGTCCTACAGCCGTGTCTTCCCCACTAGCCTGTGTCCTGGAGTTCCCATTGATGTTTCCAGCAACTGCAAAAAAGCTGAATGATGCTTTTAATGCAGAGAGAGCACAGTTCTGTGAGGTGTTGAATGCTCTGGCACCAGTCCAGACACGCTCTAAATGAGTTTGCAGTAAGGCAGAGATTCCAAGCTACTGGCAAGAAGTCTGTGGCTGGGCATGGGGTCACCTGCTGCCTCTGAAAGATGCCTGGAGTGAGATATTCCCCACCATGCTTTGATGACCCCGGGTGCTTTAGCTCTCCCTTGTCTTCTTTCCTGTGCCTGAGACCATGCCATACAAGGTCATAG
This window contains:
- the AMIGO2 gene encoding amphoterin-induced protein 2 translates to MSLNWKTLPTRLGVFEVNCKGLACLLLFTMSVCGSASGMCPAACICASDIVSCTNKNLIRVPGNLYKCMKRLDLSYNRIGILEPEWVPVLSEKLNTLIVNHNSISSISTGSFSTTPNLKYLDLSSNSLKTLGSPVFQELKALEVLLLYNNQITQIDSLAFGGLYKLQKLYLSYNLVSHFPLDLYVGKHKLTDLVLLDISFNHIQTMPIQRLSSVPAKQLSGIYLHGNPFYCDCVLYSMLIFWYQRHFSSVVDFKNEYSCLLQSDPRGHNKLPLLHDNVMNCSESTVNSSFQAFGFVHDAQVGDRLIVHCDSRISDTGTQFVWVSPDNRLLEPDRETDNFKVFPNGSLEITDAQLENSGLYSCIAINKKRLLNETIEVRINVSNFTVNRSHAHEAFNTAFTTLAACVASIILVLLYLYLTPCPCQCKAKKKKRKLNQSSAHPSILNSALPQELPGDEKKASTGKRVVFLEPMHEPKQSQNGKVKLFPNDSVITESILKTTRTKSDSDSVNSVFSDTPFMPPA